The following proteins are encoded in a genomic region of Burkholderia pyrrocinia:
- a CDS encoding sugar ABC transporter ATP-binding protein, producing MLLDPINGVPTVETPSLMSARNLTKQYGGVKALTGVSLELVPGEIHALCGENGAGKSTFIKILGGLVEPDNGSIIVAGQQLKLGHRTDPKLISIVHQELAIVPTLSVLDNILLGGSDQHTIYLRSRYRDTVRGHLDSVGLSHVKLETQASRLSLAECQLVEIARGMSRQAKILLLDEPTATLSDAEIVRVFDVARRLRDQGAAMIFVSHRLDEVFALTDRITVFRNGQHVITSKTSDMTTSEVVKAMIGRELVRRPVKETKEHTSLPSRLSVRNLNVGDKLQDLSIDVAPGEIVAVVGQLGSGAEMVVEALAGLRGDVSKSVKLDGEPAKIDSVGSALRCGIGYVAEDRADKGVFLDAPIGINITASVMSKFSRAGVMQRAAEAAEARRLAGMFAIDAKRLPHEVSTLSGGNQQKVSLAKAAALAPKLLLLNEPTRGVDIGARSEIYSTLRKMADDGLAVVFYSTDLEEILELADTVVTIFRGQMVRRKPRHEIDGDTVLHDIVAGEGEAAGDHASLRTQRVEAGHA from the coding sequence ATGCTACTAGATCCGATCAACGGTGTTCCTACCGTTGAAACACCGAGCCTGATGAGCGCCAGAAACCTCACCAAGCAATACGGCGGCGTCAAGGCACTGACAGGAGTGAGCCTGGAGCTCGTCCCCGGCGAAATCCACGCGCTTTGTGGTGAAAATGGCGCAGGGAAAAGCACGTTCATCAAAATTCTTGGGGGGCTGGTTGAGCCAGACAATGGTTCGATCATTGTTGCTGGCCAGCAGTTGAAGCTCGGTCATCGCACGGATCCCAAACTAATCTCGATTGTTCACCAGGAGTTGGCGATTGTCCCCACCCTCTCGGTGCTCGACAACATCCTTCTGGGCGGCTCGGACCAGCACACGATCTATTTGCGTAGCCGCTATCGCGATACGGTTCGTGGACATCTCGATTCTGTTGGACTCTCGCACGTAAAGCTGGAAACGCAAGCGTCGCGACTGAGTCTCGCTGAGTGTCAATTGGTCGAGATTGCGCGAGGCATGTCTCGGCAGGCAAAAATTCTTTTACTCGACGAACCGACCGCCACACTGTCGGACGCCGAAATCGTGCGCGTGTTTGATGTTGCGCGACGTCTGCGGGATCAAGGGGCGGCGATGATCTTTGTCAGTCATCGACTTGACGAGGTCTTTGCATTAACCGACCGAATTACTGTCTTTCGAAACGGTCAGCACGTTATCACGAGCAAAACCTCCGATATGACTACCAGCGAGGTGGTGAAGGCGATGATTGGTCGTGAACTCGTGCGTCGTCCCGTCAAGGAAACGAAAGAACATACGTCGCTTCCGTCGCGTCTGTCGGTGAGGAATCTCAACGTCGGAGACAAACTGCAAGATCTCAGCATCGACGTCGCACCGGGGGAGATCGTAGCGGTCGTCGGACAGCTCGGATCTGGTGCCGAAATGGTCGTAGAAGCGCTCGCTGGGCTCCGCGGCGACGTCTCGAAGTCTGTGAAGTTGGATGGGGAGCCGGCAAAGATCGACAGCGTGGGAAGCGCTCTTCGTTGCGGTATCGGTTACGTCGCCGAGGATCGCGCAGACAAGGGCGTGTTTCTTGACGCTCCGATCGGTATCAACATCACCGCATCGGTAATGTCGAAGTTCAGCCGCGCTGGCGTCATGCAGCGAGCGGCTGAGGCGGCGGAAGCGAGGCGTCTCGCCGGCATGTTTGCGATAGATGCGAAGCGGCTGCCGCACGAGGTCTCCACCCTAAGCGGCGGTAACCAGCAGAAGGTCTCGCTCGCCAAGGCGGCGGCGCTCGCGCCGAAGCTCCTGCTGCTGAACGAGCCAACGCGCGGTGTGGATATCGGGGCGCGCAGCGAAATCTATTCGACCCTGCGGAAGATGGCGGACGATGGTTTGGCCGTGGTTTTCTACTCGACCGACCTTGAGGAAATCCTCGAACTCGCGGATACGGTGGTGACGATCTTCCGAGGTCAGATGGTTCGTCGCAAGCCGCGACACGAGATCGATGGCGATACGGTCCTGCATGACATCGTCGCAGGTGAGGGCGAGGCGGCGGGTGACCACGCTTCGCTCAGAACTCAACGCGTGGAGGCTGGCCATGCATAA
- a CDS encoding ABC transporter permease encodes MHKTALEPSMRASPTFYRRWASALFGSTSIHAGSIRVATLLLIIVAAVVVPHFTDFGNVQSLMYSVSAVGVGAVGMALVTLSGNLFMLSMGATAAVSTVMFAALIHLGLGVTVLAVVLAGLAMGIAQGAIIALGRANPIITTIATSSIILGAGVLYTGGLTIIGDGDATWLGQGKFFGWLPTQIIVLAVFVIIGSFILQKTRIGREIRFIGMRSEVARIAGLRLMAATLFCYGFAGAAAALAGSLIASSSAQGNLTYGVDLDFNAIAAVLVGGISIRGGRGQISDAVTGAIFLAVISNILLVSGVSYEYQLVVKGMVVLGAVVFGALLARLGPSKK; translated from the coding sequence ATGCATAAAACCGCTCTTGAACCCTCTATGCGGGCTTCCCCTACATTCTATAGGCGCTGGGCTTCGGCCCTGTTCGGCAGCACGAGTATTCATGCGGGCTCCATCCGAGTTGCAACGCTATTGCTGATCATCGTTGCAGCGGTCGTCGTTCCTCATTTCACCGATTTCGGCAACGTCCAGTCGCTGATGTACTCGGTTTCCGCGGTCGGAGTCGGTGCAGTCGGGATGGCGCTCGTCACACTGAGCGGAAATCTGTTCATGCTCTCGATGGGCGCGACGGCTGCGGTGTCGACGGTAATGTTCGCTGCACTGATCCACCTCGGACTCGGCGTAACCGTTCTCGCCGTCGTTCTTGCTGGTCTTGCGATGGGCATTGCGCAGGGCGCCATCATCGCGCTGGGCAGGGCGAATCCGATCATCACGACGATCGCGACCTCTTCCATCATTCTCGGCGCAGGCGTGCTCTATACCGGCGGCCTTACCATCATCGGAGATGGCGATGCAACCTGGCTCGGTCAAGGCAAGTTCTTTGGCTGGTTGCCGACCCAGATCATCGTACTCGCCGTTTTCGTGATCATCGGGAGTTTCATACTGCAGAAGACGCGTATCGGACGGGAGATCAGGTTCATTGGCATGCGTTCGGAGGTTGCTCGCATCGCGGGTCTGCGCCTGATGGCGGCCACCCTGTTCTGCTACGGATTTGCAGGCGCGGCGGCGGCGCTCGCCGGATCTCTCATCGCATCGTCGTCCGCGCAAGGAAATCTCACCTACGGGGTCGATCTCGACTTCAACGCAATCGCCGCAGTGCTGGTCGGCGGTATCTCGATCCGTGGCGGACGCGGACAGATATCGGACGCGGTTACCGGCGCCATCTTCCTCGCTGTGATCAGTAATATCCTGCTCGTGAGCGGCGTTAGTTACGAGTATCAATTGGTCGTCAAAGGCATGGTGGTGCTGGGGGCGGTCGTGTTCGGTGCGTTGCTCGCCCGTCTCGGGCCCAGCAAGAAATAA
- a CDS encoding ABC transporter permease — translation MNQSQRLLNFVIRSVLLIGMPVYFGLTVDHFFSAANLYAIFQAFAFLGIVALGLSVTMVAGEFDLSVAALATVAGLITVKFGGDSAVLGLVYAVCFGIVVGIANAALLPWLGVSSLVTTVGSMMFLTGVGYWLAGGRVLSWANLDASDFLDQNIFGIFSPRSLITIFCYVVVSLLLRYTTLGRDIYAAGGHRKAAVQSGARVGAALTVGFAISGSLSALGGGLLSLSLATASATMGSNVLLQAASAAIVGGVALEGGIGTPLGVAVGVLILTVLNNGLGLLNATSTEILLVNGLLLLMVVLLDGRLGGVLANPLARMVQTRFVRGTRA, via the coding sequence ATGAATCAATCTCAACGTCTTCTGAATTTTGTGATTCGTTCGGTCCTGCTAATCGGCATGCCCGTGTACTTCGGCCTGACCGTCGATCACTTCTTCTCAGCGGCCAACCTGTACGCGATTTTCCAGGCTTTCGCCTTCCTCGGCATCGTAGCGCTGGGCTTGTCGGTGACGATGGTTGCTGGTGAATTCGACCTCAGTGTGGCGGCGCTTGCGACTGTCGCGGGCCTGATCACCGTGAAGTTTGGCGGCGACAGTGCGGTACTTGGCCTGGTCTATGCCGTCTGCTTCGGCATCGTGGTGGGTATCGCGAACGCGGCGCTTTTGCCCTGGCTTGGTGTGTCGTCGCTCGTCACAACGGTCGGCTCGATGATGTTCCTCACGGGCGTCGGTTACTGGTTAGCTGGCGGGCGTGTCCTGAGCTGGGCGAATCTCGATGCGAGCGACTTCCTGGATCAGAACATCTTTGGCATCTTCTCCCCGCGTAGCCTGATTACCATCTTCTGCTATGTGGTCGTATCGCTGCTTTTGCGATATACCACGCTCGGTCGGGACATCTATGCAGCGGGTGGACACCGGAAGGCTGCCGTCCAGAGCGGCGCGCGAGTCGGCGCTGCATTGACAGTAGGTTTTGCAATCTCCGGCAGTCTTTCAGCGCTCGGTGGAGGACTGCTATCGCTAAGCCTTGCGACTGCGTCCGCGACGATGGGAAGTAATGTCCTACTTCAAGCTGCGTCGGCGGCCATTGTGGGTGGTGTGGCACTTGAGGGCGGGATCGGTACGCCGCTCGGCGTCGCAGTCGGCGTTCTGATCCTGACGGTGCTCAATAATGGACTCGGTTTGCTCAATGCGACATCGACCGAGATCCTGCTCGTAAACGGTCTGCTTCTTTTGATGGTGGTGCTGCTGGATGGTCGTTTGGGCGGCGTACTGGCCAACCCCTTGGCTCGTATGGTCCAGACTCGTTTCGTGAGAGGCACTCGGGCCTGA
- a CDS encoding intradiol ring-cleavage dioxygenase, translated as MRNINEDTITLAVIESFAKCEDPRLRTIMTHLVQHLHAFAREVKLTEAEWFKAISFLTEVGHITDDKRQEFILLSDTLGLSMLVTAQNNSKPANCTEATVFGPFFLEGAPIYTNGDDISNGAHGAPCYVKGQVRGTDGEGLPNAWLDVWQSDEDGFYDVQTHTGDGPTEHRARGRIRTDAEGYFHFRSILAEAYPIPHDGPVGRMLNATGRHPWRPAHLHFMLQAPGYETLITHVFRNGDQYLDSDVVFGVRSSLIADWVRHEPGIAPDGKVFDVPWYSLDFDFVLNPSETTA; from the coding sequence ATGCGCAATATCAACGAAGACACCATCACGCTTGCTGTGATCGAATCGTTTGCAAAGTGCGAGGACCCTCGTCTGCGAACGATCATGACGCATCTCGTGCAACACCTGCACGCCTTTGCTAGAGAGGTGAAGCTAACCGAGGCCGAGTGGTTCAAGGCCATTTCATTTCTCACTGAGGTCGGTCACATCACAGACGACAAGCGTCAGGAATTCATTCTGCTTTCGGATACGCTCGGCCTGTCCATGCTGGTGACGGCTCAGAATAACAGCAAGCCTGCAAATTGCACTGAGGCGACGGTATTCGGACCGTTTTTTCTGGAGGGGGCTCCCATCTACACCAACGGAGACGACATCTCCAATGGTGCGCATGGTGCACCGTGCTACGTAAAAGGCCAAGTAAGAGGCACCGACGGTGAAGGTTTGCCGAATGCATGGCTTGACGTGTGGCAGTCAGACGAAGACGGCTTCTACGACGTTCAGACCCATACTGGCGATGGGCCTACGGAACATCGTGCTCGGGGGCGGATTCGAACTGATGCCGAGGGGTACTTCCACTTTCGGTCGATTCTCGCTGAAGCTTACCCCATCCCCCACGATGGGCCGGTAGGTCGGATGCTTAATGCGACGGGGCGTCACCCATGGCGGCCGGCCCACCTGCATTTCATGCTTCAGGCGCCTGGCTACGAGACACTGATCACGCACGTGTTCCGGAATGGCGATCAGTATCTCGACTCTGACGTGGTCTTCGGCGTCCGTTCTTCGCTGATAGCAGACTGGGTTCGCCACGAGCCGGGAATCGCACCAGACGGCAAGGTATTCGACGTACCGTGGTACTCGCTCGACTTCGATTTCGTACTCAATCCTTCGGAGACTACTGCATGA
- a CDS encoding Dabb family protein gives MIRHIVMWRVRGDTDAERAAASELVKARFEALRGRIPGMHHLEVGIDLSGVDYACDVVLVTEFESREALEAYASHPEHLRVRTELGDLRTARFQVDYEIDRNVMRTINAEHVHEKA, from the coding sequence ATGATCCGGCATATCGTTATGTGGCGCGTGCGCGGGGATACGGACGCCGAGCGTGCGGCGGCATCGGAGCTTGTGAAGGCAAGGTTCGAAGCGTTGCGTGGCCGAATTCCCGGGATGCACCATCTTGAGGTAGGGATCGACTTAAGCGGCGTTGACTATGCATGCGACGTGGTACTGGTGACCGAATTCGAGTCCCGTGAGGCGTTGGAGGCCTACGCTTCCCATCCTGAGCATTTACGTGTTCGCACGGAGCTCGGTGATTTGCGGACGGCACGGTTTCAGGTCGACTATGAAATTGACCGTAACGTGATGCGTACGATCAACGCGGAGCACGTACATGAAAAAGCTTGA
- a CDS encoding maleylacetate reductase: MKKLEFLYQARQGRVVFGAGSLQHLEREVLELGAERALILCTPEQSGTAEAVAERLGARAAAIFDKAVMHVPIELAREARELARELNADCAIAVGGGSTVGLGKAIAMDSGLPILAIPTTYAGSEMTAIYGITEGGLKKTGTDVRVLPKTVIYDPDLSITLPVGLSVTSGINAIAHAAEALYSRDANPVISLMAEEGISALARALPGIVANSTDINARSQALYGAWLCGTVLGSVGMALHHKLCHTLGGSFNLPHAQTHTVVLPHALAYNRQAAPEAMTRIARAIGADDAAIGIYELAKANGAPVALKEIGMKAEDVAKAAEIASSNPYWNPRPIEREAIHALLQDAFDGVRPS; encoded by the coding sequence ATGAAAAAGCTTGAATTTTTATATCAGGCGCGCCAGGGCCGTGTTGTATTTGGTGCGGGTAGCTTGCAGCACCTTGAGCGCGAAGTTCTCGAACTGGGGGCAGAGCGGGCGCTGATTCTTTGTACGCCGGAACAGAGCGGGACTGCGGAGGCGGTAGCTGAGCGTCTGGGCGCCCGTGCCGCAGCCATTTTCGACAAGGCCGTGATGCACGTCCCTATTGAACTCGCTCGCGAAGCACGTGAGTTGGCACGGGAACTGAACGCAGACTGCGCTATCGCTGTGGGCGGGGGCTCCACGGTTGGTCTCGGGAAGGCAATCGCGATGGATTCCGGTCTTCCCATTCTGGCAATCCCAACGACCTACGCCGGCAGCGAGATGACGGCTATCTATGGCATCACCGAGGGTGGCCTGAAGAAGACGGGAACCGATGTCAGGGTGCTTCCGAAAACGGTAATTTACGATCCGGATCTGTCGATCACATTGCCGGTTGGATTGTCGGTGACGAGTGGTATAAACGCGATTGCACACGCAGCAGAAGCACTGTATTCCCGCGATGCGAATCCGGTGATCAGCCTGATGGCCGAAGAGGGAATCTCGGCGTTGGCCCGGGCGCTGCCGGGCATTGTTGCTAATTCAACTGATATCAATGCACGCTCGCAGGCGCTTTATGGAGCGTGGTTGTGCGGGACGGTGCTTGGTAGCGTTGGTATGGCGTTGCATCATAAGCTCTGCCATACCCTTGGAGGGAGCTTTAATCTCCCGCACGCCCAGACCCATACTGTCGTGCTCCCACATGCGCTCGCGTACAACAGGCAAGCAGCACCAGAAGCGATGACACGCATCGCACGCGCGATCGGCGCCGACGATGCGGCGATTGGCATCTACGAGTTAGCAAAGGCGAATGGCGCTCCGGTCGCGTTGAAGGAAATTGGTATGAAAGCCGAGGACGTGGCGAAAGCTGCCGAAATTGCCAGTTCGAATCCGTACTGGAATCCGCGGCCTATCGAGCGTGAAGCGATCCACGCTCTGCTGCAGGATGCGTTTGACGGGGTGCGCCCGAGCTAG
- a CDS encoding YciI family protein, whose amino-acid sequence MHFTVYCLDHDAVVERRLEHYDAHKAYLQTSPVKTLISGPLTKADGTTMIGSFFLYEAESIGDVEAFVGNDPFNKAGIWKSIDIRPFIKRVDNR is encoded by the coding sequence ATGCATTTCACTGTCTATTGTCTTGACCATGATGCTGTCGTCGAGCGCCGGCTCGAACACTACGACGCCCACAAAGCCTATCTTCAAACTTCCCCGGTGAAAACACTGATCTCGGGCCCGCTGACCAAAGCGGATGGAACCACGATGATCGGAAGTTTCTTCCTCTATGAAGCCGAAAGTATCGGTGACGTCGAGGCGTTCGTCGGGAATGATCCTTTCAATAAGGCGGGGATATGGAAGTCGATCGATATCAGACCATTCATAAAGCGCGTCGATAACCGATAA
- a CDS encoding SDR family NAD(P)-dependent oxidoreductase: protein METGLDGKIVLVTGAAKGIGRSTAVAFAKEGARLCLVDIDGGALEEVQSELRAMGTNVSIAQADLSKATGVSEGIDSVLHRYNGQVDVLVNNVGAGKVRTFEDLSDEDWEFTLNLNFMSYVRACRHLLPALRAREKAVIINNASDLARQPEPVPIDYSASKAAVLALTKGLARAEAPRIRVNAVAPGPVWTPFWTKEGGFADTMGKFHGMAPREAVEHELSLRQLPLNRLGQPEEVANVIVFLASDLASFVTSAVWGVDGGSIRSLI from the coding sequence ATGGAAACAGGTCTTGATGGAAAGATCGTCCTCGTGACTGGCGCAGCAAAGGGAATTGGTCGCTCAACGGCAGTCGCGTTTGCGAAGGAAGGAGCACGGCTGTGCCTCGTGGATATCGATGGCGGGGCACTCGAAGAGGTTCAGTCGGAACTTCGAGCGATGGGGACTAACGTAAGTATCGCGCAGGCCGACCTCTCGAAGGCCACTGGTGTCTCAGAAGGGATCGATTCAGTGCTGCACCGGTATAACGGGCAGGTCGATGTTCTCGTGAACAACGTAGGCGCAGGCAAGGTGCGGACCTTCGAGGACCTCTCGGACGAGGATTGGGAATTTACCCTGAACCTAAACTTTATGAGCTACGTGCGCGCATGCCGCCACCTGCTTCCTGCACTTCGTGCACGAGAGAAGGCTGTCATCATCAACAATGCATCCGATTTGGCACGGCAGCCAGAGCCGGTTCCCATCGACTATTCGGCGTCGAAAGCGGCCGTGCTGGCTCTGACCAAAGGGCTGGCTCGCGCCGAGGCACCGCGGATTCGCGTCAACGCTGTCGCCCCAGGGCCGGTATGGACGCCTTTCTGGACTAAAGAAGGCGGCTTCGCAGATACGATGGGGAAATTCCATGGAATGGCGCCACGCGAAGCCGTCGAACACGAACTCTCGCTGCGTCAACTACCGTTAAACCGGTTAGGTCAGCCGGAGGAAGTCGCGAATGTGATCGTGTTCTTGGCGTCAGATCTCGCTTCGTTTGTAACTTCTGCCGTTTGGGGCGTAGATGGCGGCAGCATTCGAAGCCTTATCTGA
- the iolG gene encoding inositol 2-dehydrogenase: MLRIAVLGAGRIGKIHAANVAADPRLELVVVADPNEAAVAELASQLNCDFSLDCATVVDREDVDAVIVGTPTDTHIDLMLRAVRIGKPVLCEKPIDLDIDRALVAVEEIERLQGKVMLAFNRRFDPDAIALKKAILDGEVGDVRQIIITSRDPGLAPREYLRHSGGIFRDMTIHDFDTARWLLGEDPVEVMAMGNRLVDPGLEEIPDFDSVMVLIRTASGKQCHINGSRQAVYGFDQRVEVFGSKGMLLNENHRPSSLRRWTSSATEVRDPLLHFFLERHADSYRVELNAFVDALQRSTGMPATPRDGIKALRIANCALEAAWTGRAVRI, encoded by the coding sequence ATGTTGCGAATTGCTGTCCTTGGTGCGGGACGTATTGGAAAAATCCATGCGGCAAATGTGGCCGCGGACCCCCGTCTCGAACTGGTTGTTGTTGCCGATCCGAACGAGGCGGCAGTCGCCGAATTGGCGAGTCAACTCAACTGCGACTTCAGCCTCGATTGTGCGACGGTCGTCGATCGCGAAGATGTGGACGCGGTAATCGTCGGTACCCCGACGGACACCCACATAGACCTTATGTTGCGCGCTGTACGAATTGGAAAGCCGGTTCTCTGCGAGAAGCCGATCGACCTCGACATCGACCGGGCACTCGTTGCCGTCGAGGAAATTGAGCGATTGCAAGGCAAGGTAATGCTTGCTTTCAACAGACGATTCGATCCGGACGCGATTGCGCTGAAGAAGGCAATTCTCGATGGCGAGGTGGGGGATGTTCGCCAAATCATCATCACGAGCAGGGATCCGGGCCTTGCGCCGCGAGAATACCTTCGCCATTCAGGGGGCATTTTCCGCGATATGACCATCCATGACTTCGACACCGCTCGCTGGCTGCTGGGCGAGGACCCGGTCGAGGTGATGGCGATGGGCAATCGCCTGGTTGATCCGGGCCTGGAAGAGATCCCGGATTTCGATAGCGTGATGGTGCTGATACGAACTGCATCGGGGAAGCAGTGCCATATCAACGGCTCAAGACAAGCTGTCTACGGCTTTGATCAGCGCGTGGAGGTTTTCGGCTCGAAGGGGATGCTCCTCAACGAGAACCATCGTCCGTCTAGCCTACGTCGATGGACGAGCAGTGCAACAGAAGTGCGCGATCCGCTGCTCCACTTTTTCCTCGAGCGGCATGCGGACTCGTATCGTGTTGAGCTCAACGCATTTGTCGACGCGCTACAGAGGAGCACTGGAATGCCCGCGACCCCTCGTGATGGCATTAAAGCGCTGCGAATCGCGAATTGCGCACTTGAGGCAGCTTGGACGGGACGCGCCGTCCGGATCTGA
- a CDS encoding LysR family transcriptional regulator: protein MAQPESFSGVAIFVAAAKSRSFTDAADQLGLTKSAVGKSIAKLEERLGAKLFHRTTRSIALTADGEAYFAACSAALDEISAAEAALGPGQQRPVGRLRIDMPAAFGRRVLVPILLKIGREHLDLQFTMTFSDHIIDPIEEGVDLVVRFGELQSSSGLVARRLTSQRMVIAAAPEYLKRNGTPKTVDDLQHHSCIVGYRRGQPLSWRINTDGESKRISPPPTHQISDGDTIVDAALSGLGICQMPMSLVRRGLQEGTLVSVLDEVSKELIDVHVVWPKVAHLRPKVRHVVDTLVGLAGEGALD from the coding sequence ATGGCTCAGCCCGAATCCTTCAGCGGCGTTGCGATCTTCGTCGCCGCCGCCAAATCTCGCAGCTTTACGGACGCGGCGGACCAACTCGGGCTTACAAAGTCTGCAGTTGGCAAGTCGATTGCCAAGCTCGAGGAGCGCCTTGGCGCGAAGCTCTTTCACCGGACCACGCGAAGCATCGCCCTCACTGCCGACGGTGAGGCCTACTTTGCTGCGTGCTCGGCTGCACTAGATGAAATTTCGGCGGCCGAAGCCGCACTGGGTCCAGGTCAGCAACGACCGGTGGGGCGGTTGCGCATTGATATGCCGGCTGCATTCGGGCGCCGCGTGCTGGTTCCGATCCTTCTCAAAATTGGCCGAGAACACCTCGACCTCCAGTTCACGATGACGTTCTCCGATCACATCATTGATCCGATTGAGGAGGGCGTGGATCTCGTAGTGCGATTTGGCGAGCTCCAAAGTTCTAGCGGGCTTGTGGCACGCCGCTTAACGAGCCAGAGGATGGTGATAGCGGCCGCTCCGGAATATCTCAAGCGAAACGGAACTCCCAAGACGGTTGATGATCTCCAGCATCACTCGTGTATCGTGGGCTATCGCAGAGGACAACCTCTGTCATGGCGTATCAATACAGATGGTGAGTCAAAGCGAATCTCACCACCGCCCACTCATCAGATCAGCGATGGTGACACCATTGTCGACGCAGCGTTATCTGGATTAGGTATTTGTCAGATGCCAATGTCGCTTGTCCGGCGAGGCTTACAGGAGGGCACCTTGGTATCGGTGCTCGACGAAGTGTCGAAGGAGTTGATCGACGTGCATGTAGTTTGGCCGAAAGTCGCACATCTCCGACCAAAAGTCCGCCATGTTGTTGATACGTTGGTTGGTCTGGCTGGAGAGGGGGCACTCGACTGA
- a CDS encoding IS256 family transposase, producing MPRKPKAQPAALPAIPAELLEQFGNGPMTAEAINAATLALKKALIERALGGEMNHHLGYPLGAAKPANATNQRNGKGAKTVLTEDGPIRIEVPRDRDGSFEPVLIPKHERRFTGFDDKIVAMYARGMTVREIQGFLLEQYGTEVSPDFISSVTDEVMAEVTAWQARPLEPMYPVVFFDALRVKIREDAVVRNKAVYLALGVLPDGTREILGLWIENTEGAKFWMKVFNDLKTRGVHDILIAVTDGLKGMPEALAVVFPATTLQTCIVHLIRNSLDYASWKDRRGLAAAIKPIYAAPSAEAAQAELDAFADGPWGQKFPTVSSAWRNAWDRVIPFFAFPPGVRKIIYTTNAIENINSQLRKIIKTRGHFPTDEAATKLIWLALRNITANWGSAAHDWKTAMNQFAILYADRFARPSV from the coding sequence ATGCCTCGCAAACCGAAAGCCCAGCCGGCGGCGCTGCCGGCGATTCCGGCCGAGCTGCTTGAGCAGTTCGGCAACGGCCCGATGACGGCTGAAGCCATCAATGCCGCGACGCTGGCGCTCAAGAAGGCGCTGATCGAGCGTGCGCTGGGCGGCGAGATGAACCATCATCTCGGCTACCCTCTCGGTGCTGCCAAGCCGGCCAACGCCACGAATCAGCGCAACGGCAAAGGCGCCAAGACGGTTCTGACCGAAGACGGTCCGATCCGCATCGAGGTGCCGCGTGACCGCGACGGCAGCTTCGAACCCGTCCTGATTCCCAAGCACGAAAGGCGCTTCACCGGCTTCGACGACAAGATCGTCGCCATGTATGCCCGAGGCATGACCGTACGCGAGATCCAGGGCTTCCTGCTGGAACAGTACGGTACGGAGGTCTCGCCCGACTTCATCAGCTCGGTCACCGACGAAGTCATGGCCGAAGTGACTGCCTGGCAGGCCCGACCGCTTGAACCGATGTATCCGGTCGTGTTTTTCGACGCACTGCGGGTCAAGATTCGCGAAGACGCCGTCGTGCGCAACAAGGCGGTGTACCTGGCGCTGGGCGTGCTGCCCGACGGCACCCGGGAGATCCTGGGCCTGTGGATCGAGAATACCGAGGGTGCCAAGTTCTGGATGAAGGTGTTCAACGATCTGAAGACGCGCGGCGTTCACGACATCCTGATCGCCGTCACCGACGGTCTTAAGGGCATGCCCGAAGCTCTGGCGGTGGTGTTTCCGGCGACTACGCTGCAAACCTGTATCGTCCATCTGATCCGCAACAGCCTCGATTACGCCAGTTGGAAAGATCGCCGAGGACTGGCCGCCGCGATCAAGCCGATCTACGCCGCTCCCAGCGCGGAAGCAGCTCAGGCCGAACTCGATGCGTTTGCGGATGGGCCGTGGGGTCAGAAATTCCCGACCGTCAGTAGCGCGTGGCGCAACGCCTGGGATCGCGTGATCCCGTTCTTTGCGTTTCCGCCGGGTGTGCGCAAGATCATCTACACGACGAACGCGATTGAAAATATCAACTCGCAGCTGCGCAAGATCATCAAGACCCGGGGTCACTTCCCGACCGACGAGGCAGCCACCAAACTCATCTGGCTGGCCTTGCGCAACATCACCGCGAATTGGGGAAGTGCCGCTCATGACTGGAAGACGGCCATGAACCAATTCGCTATCCTTTACGCAGATCGATTCGCTCGGCCTTCCGTGTAA